Proteins encoded together in one Microcebus murinus isolate Inina chromosome 18, M.murinus_Inina_mat1.0, whole genome shotgun sequence window:
- the FAM222B gene encoding protein FAM222B isoform X1, giving the protein MLACLPGPGDLSFQLLSHTQMNTGLQKWDTTQKMRTAHYPTPAELDAYAKKVANNPLTIKIFPNSVKVPQRKHVRRTVNGLDTSAQRYSPYPTQAATKAGLLAIVKVPAKSILKDFDGTRARLLPEAIMNPPVAPYATVAPSTLAHPQAQALARQQALQHAQTLAHAPPQTLQHPQGIPPPQALSHPQSLQQPQGLGHPQPMAQTQGLVHPQSLAHQGLQQPPNPLLHGGRKMPDSDAPPNVTVSTSTIPLSMAATLQHSQPPDLSSIVHQINQFCQTRAGISTTSVCEGQIANPSPISRSLLINASTRVSTHSIPTPMPSCVVNPMEHTHAATAALPATGPVNLPTGISRAPTGYPSDLKPVAWNQHQLAHLQQMCSEAGGTPAPGLTGKHAAGRELAGPGFVGKAPAYPQELCLAQSFHLKPPMEKPTPSPPVNGLAAPLAYPNGHYFQPLWNNILPTPNSDSSGSQDLTMPFHGGQPTGAPLDCAAAPGAHYRAGTGGGPVASQNSLMQTVDYLSGDFQQACFREQSLAMLSKAHRAPGNRAPDPTDSRSLHIQHPGYR; this is encoded by the exons ATGCTAGCCTGTCTACCAGGGCCAGGTGACCTGTCCTTTCAGCTTCTTTCTCACACGCAGATGAACACTGGACTTCAGAAAT gggaCACTACACAGAAAATGAGAACTGCTCACTATCCTACCCCAGCCGAATTGGACGCGTATGCTAAGAAGGTCGCAAACAACCCACTGACTATAAAAATCTTCCCCAACAGTGTGAAGGTTCCCCAGCGGAAACACGTTCGTCGTACTGTGAACGGCCTGGACACATCAGCCCAGCGCTACAGCCCCTACCCGACGCAGGCTGCCACCAAGGCAGGCCTGCTTGCCATTGTCAAAGTGCCAGCCAAAAGCATACTCAAGGACTTTGACGGCACCCGAGCCCGGTTGCTCCCTGAGGCCATCATGAACCCCCCAGTGGCGCCCTATGCTACTGTGGCACCCAGCACTTTagcccacccccaggcccaggctcTGGCCCGCCAGCAGGCCCTGCAGCATGCACAGACCCTGGCCCATGCCCCTCCCCAGACGCTGCAGCACCCTCAGGGTATCCCGCCACCCCAGGCACTGTCCCACCCTCAGAGCCTCCAGCAGCCTCAGGGTCTGGGCCACCCTCAGCCCATGGCCCAAACCCAGGGCTTGGTCCACCCTCAGTCCCTGGCTCACCAGGGTCTCCAGCAACCTCCCAATCCCTTGCTGCACGGAGGCCGGAAGATGCCAGACTCAGATGCCCCCCCGAATGTGACCGTGTCTACCTCAACTATCCCCCTTTCAATGGCGGCCACCCTGCAGCACAGCCAGCCCCCGGATCTGAGCAGCATCGTGCACCAGATCAACCAGTTTTGCCAGACGAGGGCAGGCATCAGCACTACCTCAGTGTGTGAGGGCCAGATCGCCAACCCCAGCCCCATTAGTCGCAGTCTGCTCATCAATGCAAGCACCCGGGTGTCGACCCACAGCATCCCCACACCAATGCCTTCATGTGTGGTCAATCCCATGGAGCACACCCATGCGGCCACAGCCGCATTACCTGCTACAGGTCCTGTCAACCTGCCTACAGGCATTTCTCGAGCCCCAACTGGCTACCCTAGCGACCTCAAGCCAGTCGCCTGGAACCAGCACCAGCTGGCCCACCTACAACAAATGTGCAGTGAGGCTGGTGGAACGCCAGCCCCTGGCCTGACAGGCAAGCATGCAGCAGGACGCGAGTTGGCAGGGCCTGGCTTTGTGGGCAAGGCCCCTGCCTACCCGCAGGAACTCTGCCTGGCACAGTCCTTTCATCTGAAGCCACCCATGGAAAAGCCGACCCCATCCCCACCGGTCAACGGCCTGGCAGCCCCACTGGCCTACCCCAATGGTCACTATTTCCAACCCCTGTGGAACAACATTCTGCCCACTCCCAATAGCGACAGCTCGGGGTCTCAGGACCTCACCATGCCGTTCCACGGTGGGCAGCCCACAGGTGCACCCCTCGACTGTGCGGCAGCTCCTGGGGCCCACTACCGAGCAGGGACCGGGGGCGGTCCAGTGGCGAGCCAGAACAGCTTGATGCAAACAGTGGATTACCTAAGTGGGGATTTCCAGCAGGCCTGCTTCCGAGAACAGAGCCTGGCCATGCTGAGCAAGGCCCACCGAGCCCCTGGCAACCGAGCCCCTGATCCCACAGATAGTCGAAGTCTTCATATTCAGCACCCAGGGTATAGATAG
- the FAM222B gene encoding protein FAM222B isoform X2: MNPPVAPYATVAPSTLAHPQAQALARQQALQHAQTLAHAPPQTLQHPQGIPPPQALSHPQSLQQPQGLGHPQPMAQTQGLVHPQSLAHQGLQQPPNPLLHGGRKMPDSDAPPNVTVSTSTIPLSMAATLQHSQPPDLSSIVHQINQFCQTRAGISTTSVCEGQIANPSPISRSLLINASTRVSTHSIPTPMPSCVVNPMEHTHAATAALPATGPVNLPTGISRAPTGYPSDLKPVAWNQHQLAHLQQMCSEAGGTPAPGLTGKHAAGRELAGPGFVGKAPAYPQELCLAQSFHLKPPMEKPTPSPPVNGLAAPLAYPNGHYFQPLWNNILPTPNSDSSGSQDLTMPFHGGQPTGAPLDCAAAPGAHYRAGTGGGPVASQNSLMQTVDYLSGDFQQACFREQSLAMLSKAHRAPGNRAPDPTDSRSLHIQHPGYR, translated from the coding sequence ATGAACCCCCCAGTGGCGCCCTATGCTACTGTGGCACCCAGCACTTTagcccacccccaggcccaggctcTGGCCCGCCAGCAGGCCCTGCAGCATGCACAGACCCTGGCCCATGCCCCTCCCCAGACGCTGCAGCACCCTCAGGGTATCCCGCCACCCCAGGCACTGTCCCACCCTCAGAGCCTCCAGCAGCCTCAGGGTCTGGGCCACCCTCAGCCCATGGCCCAAACCCAGGGCTTGGTCCACCCTCAGTCCCTGGCTCACCAGGGTCTCCAGCAACCTCCCAATCCCTTGCTGCACGGAGGCCGGAAGATGCCAGACTCAGATGCCCCCCCGAATGTGACCGTGTCTACCTCAACTATCCCCCTTTCAATGGCGGCCACCCTGCAGCACAGCCAGCCCCCGGATCTGAGCAGCATCGTGCACCAGATCAACCAGTTTTGCCAGACGAGGGCAGGCATCAGCACTACCTCAGTGTGTGAGGGCCAGATCGCCAACCCCAGCCCCATTAGTCGCAGTCTGCTCATCAATGCAAGCACCCGGGTGTCGACCCACAGCATCCCCACACCAATGCCTTCATGTGTGGTCAATCCCATGGAGCACACCCATGCGGCCACAGCCGCATTACCTGCTACAGGTCCTGTCAACCTGCCTACAGGCATTTCTCGAGCCCCAACTGGCTACCCTAGCGACCTCAAGCCAGTCGCCTGGAACCAGCACCAGCTGGCCCACCTACAACAAATGTGCAGTGAGGCTGGTGGAACGCCAGCCCCTGGCCTGACAGGCAAGCATGCAGCAGGACGCGAGTTGGCAGGGCCTGGCTTTGTGGGCAAGGCCCCTGCCTACCCGCAGGAACTCTGCCTGGCACAGTCCTTTCATCTGAAGCCACCCATGGAAAAGCCGACCCCATCCCCACCGGTCAACGGCCTGGCAGCCCCACTGGCCTACCCCAATGGTCACTATTTCCAACCCCTGTGGAACAACATTCTGCCCACTCCCAATAGCGACAGCTCGGGGTCTCAGGACCTCACCATGCCGTTCCACGGTGGGCAGCCCACAGGTGCACCCCTCGACTGTGCGGCAGCTCCTGGGGCCCACTACCGAGCAGGGACCGGGGGCGGTCCAGTGGCGAGCCAGAACAGCTTGATGCAAACAGTGGATTACCTAAGTGGGGATTTCCAGCAGGCCTGCTTCCGAGAACAGAGCCTGGCCATGCTGAGCAAGGCCCACCGAGCCCCTGGCAACCGAGCCCCTGATCCCACAGATAGTCGAAGTCTTCATATTCAGCACCCAGGGTATAGATAG